One window of the Natronomonas marina genome contains the following:
- a CDS encoding universal stress protein, with the protein MKILVPIDGSGPADVALEYALEQFGDEAITALYVIDPVDGATTWGPGSADDWLSTAQEEAEAVLEEATEGATADGYDIETDSTVGRPARTIVEYADENGFDHVVVGSHGREGISRVLLGSVAETVVRRSSVPVTVARSEG; encoded by the coding sequence ATGAAGATACTCGTCCCGATAGACGGTTCCGGCCCGGCCGACGTCGCCCTCGAGTACGCCCTCGAGCAGTTCGGCGACGAGGCGATAACCGCGCTGTACGTCATCGACCCGGTCGACGGCGCGACGACCTGGGGTCCGGGCAGCGCCGACGACTGGCTCTCGACGGCCCAGGAGGAGGCCGAAGCCGTCCTCGAGGAGGCCACGGAGGGAGCGACCGCCGACGGGTACGACATCGAGACCGACTCGACGGTCGGACGGCCCGCCCGGACCATCGTCGAGTACGCCGACGAGAACGGCTTCGACCACGTCGTCGTCGGCAGCCACGGCCGCGAGGGCATCTCGCGGGTCCTGCTGGGCAGCGTCGCCGAGACGGTCGTCCGGCGGTCGTCGGTGCCGGTCACGGTCGCCCGCAGCGAGGGCTGA
- a CDS encoding bacteriorhodopsin has product MSTLPATAFVPLQEAASQREIFEYVLGDTLLASSLYANIALAGLSILLFVWMARGLEDPRAKLIVAATLVVPVVSLASYTGLASGLTTGILEMPPGHPAVDGAYVTVGGAEGVVSLWGRYLTWALSTPAILLALGLLAGSNLTKLFTAIVFDIAMCVTGLAAALTTSSLALRWFWFGMSCTFFVVVLYVLLVEWPADAAETGTDDVFGTLKYLTVVMWLAYPVVWALGVEGLALLPVGVTSWAYSGLDIVAKYVFGFLVIRYVADEPASVTADAGYGATGGVAPADD; this is encoded by the coding sequence ATGTCCACACTACCGGCGACCGCGTTCGTACCGCTTCAGGAGGCGGCCAGCCAGCGAGAGATATTCGAGTACGTCCTCGGAGACACGCTGCTGGCGAGTTCGTTGTACGCGAACATCGCGCTGGCGGGGCTGTCGATACTGCTTTTCGTCTGGATGGCGCGGGGTCTGGAGGACCCGCGGGCGAAACTCATCGTCGCCGCGACGCTCGTGGTCCCGGTCGTCTCGCTTGCGAGTTACACCGGTCTGGCGTCGGGGCTCACCACCGGCATCCTCGAGATGCCGCCCGGCCACCCCGCCGTCGACGGCGCCTACGTGACCGTCGGCGGCGCCGAGGGCGTCGTCTCGCTGTGGGGCCGGTACCTCACCTGGGCGCTGTCGACGCCGGCCATCCTGCTGGCGCTCGGGTTGCTGGCGGGGTCGAACCTCACGAAACTGTTCACCGCCATCGTCTTCGACATAGCGATGTGCGTCACCGGCCTGGCGGCCGCGCTGACGACCTCGAGTCTGGCGCTGCGGTGGTTCTGGTTCGGGATGTCCTGTACGTTCTTCGTCGTCGTCCTGTACGTCCTGCTCGTCGAGTGGCCGGCCGACGCCGCCGAGACCGGCACGGACGACGTCTTCGGGACGCTGAAGTACCTGACCGTGGTCATGTGGCTGGCCTACCCCGTCGTGTGGGCGCTGGGCGTCGAGGGGCTGGCGCTGCTGCCGGTCGGCGTCACGTCGTGGGCCTACAGCGGTCTCGACATCGTCGCCAAGTACGTCTTCGGCTTCCTGGTGATCCGCTACGTCGCCGACGAACCGGCGAGCGTGACCGCCGACGCCGGCTACGGTGCGACCGGCGGCGTCGCACCCGCCGACGACTGA